In Gossypium raimondii isolate GPD5lz chromosome 12, ASM2569854v1, whole genome shotgun sequence, a single window of DNA contains:
- the LOC105765253 gene encoding uncharacterized protein LOC105765253, with the protein MKDAKKDSEMVWDQIQMRSPSGNPLVLGHSTRPIPKLMVWLILFVSVTYVVYTLKLLTASVHHTSDDFPFTLSTRTGITSPPSILNQTAEPTSPLLRHRDVREKPVVAVQMPNKPKPTEIHDIVFGIAASSKLWQQRKEYIKIWYKPNKMRGVVWLDDRVKYSPGDKQTLPPVRVSSDTSNFAYTNRQGHRSAIRISRIVTETLRLKMDNVRWFVMGDDDTVFITDNLVRILRKYDHTQYYYIGSLSESHIQNIFFSYGMAYGGGGFAISYPLAKALAKMQDRCIQRYPGLYGSDDRMQACMAELGVPLTKELGFHQYDVYGNLFGLLAAHPVTPLVSLHHLDVVEPIFPNVTRVEALQRLMLPVKLDSAGIMQQSICYDKSKSWTISVSWGFAVQIFRGIFSPREIEMPSRTFLNWYRRADYTAYAFNTRPVSRNPCQKPFVFYMSKVGMDSELNQTVSEYERHHVPHPPCRWKMANPGALEMVIVNKKPDPHLWDRSPRRNCCKVMESKEPGTMVVNVGVCKDGEVSEV; encoded by the exons atgaaagacgCCAAGAAAGATTCAGAAATGGTATGGGATCAGATTCAGATGAGGAGCCCATCGGGAAATCCGCTTGTTCTTGGACATTCGACCCGACCCATTCCCAAGCTCATGGTCTGGTTAATCCTCTTCGTTTCAGTTACCTATGTTGTCTACACTCTCAAGCTGCTAACGGCCTCAGTTCATCACACTTCCGATGATTTCCCGTTTACTTTATCCACCAGAACAGGCATTACATCTCCGCCGTCGATTCTCAATCAGACGGCTGAGCCAACGTCGCCCCTTCTTCGCCATCGAGATGTCCGAGAAAAACCGGTGGTAGCGGTGCAAATGCCGAATAAACCGAAGCCGACGGAGATCCACGACATCGTTTTCGGGATCGCGGCTTCTTCCAAGCTATGGCAGCAGAGGAAAGAGTACATCAAGATTTGGTACAAGCCGAACAAAATGCGGGGCGTGGTTTGGCTCGACGATCGCGTGAAGTACTCTCCGGGGGACAAGCAAACCCTTCCGCCGGTTCGTGTCTCCAGCGACACTTCCAACTTCGCCTACACGAACCGGCAAGGTCACCGGTCGGCGATTCGAATATCGCGGATCGTGACGGAGACGTTGAGGCTTAAGATGGATAATGTCCGGTGGTTCGTGATGGGTGACGATGACACCGTGTTTATCACGGACAATCTGGTTAGGATTTTGAGGAAATACGACCATACACAGTATTATTACATCGGGAGCTTGTCGGAATCTCATATCCAGAACATTTTTTTCTCCTACGGCATGGCATACGGCGGCGGAGGGTTTGCCATTAGCTACCCATTGGCTAAGGCTTTGGCGAAGATGCAGGACCGGTGTATTCAGAGGTACCCAGGATTGTACGGCTCAGATGACCGAATGCAGGCTTGTATGGCTGAACTCGGTGTCCCGCTCACTAAGGAACTCGGCTTCCACCAG TATGACGTGTATGGGAACTTGTTCGGACTCCTTGCTGCACATCCCGTAACACCATTGGTGTCACTGCATCACCTTGATGTTGTCGAGCCTATTTTCCCCAACGTAACCAGGGTTGAAGCCCTTCAGCGGCTTATGTTGCCTGTAAAGCTGGATTCAGCAGGAATCATGCAGCAATCCATCTGCTATGATAAATCCAAGAGTTGGACTATATCAGTTTCATGGGGTTTCGCTGTTCAAATCTTTAGAGGAATCTTTTCACCACGGGAGATCGAAATGCCTTCTAGAACATTCTTGAATTGGTACAGAAGAGCAGATTACACAGCATACGCTTTCAACACTCGTCCAGTTAGCCGAAACCCATGCCAAAAGCCTTTTGTGTTTTACATGTCAAAGGTGGGAATGGATTCAGAACTGAACCAAACAGTAAGCGAGTACGAGCGGCACCATGTGCCGCATCCTCCCTGCAGATGGAAGATGGCTAATCCCGGTGCACTTGAAATGGTGATCGTCAATAAGAAACCAGACCCACATCTATGGGATAGA TCGCCGAGACGGAACTGTTGCAAGGTAATGGAATCAAAGGAACCAGGAACCATGGTGGTGAATGTGGGTGTATGTAAGGATGGTGAGGTTAGTGAAGTATAG
- the LOC105765254 gene encoding pentatricopeptide repeat-containing protein At2g33680 encodes MKKLTVTLTRHGPSIKVLISQNLPPQALKASLSPHSPFLTDQIYSHFIKSGHSLDPFLSTTLISHFAKHGDFSRALSFFLDNPNPDTISFNSLISGFARFGRAGPVLGLFNELRHLGLKPDVFTLSSLVKGCERIEENEIVHGVCLRLGFGNGAFVVSGLIENYAKSGDLVSAEKCFRECFDVDNVVLTAMICCYFWNGEFDKGRQVFMKLRDLGFELNEFSLTGLISGLFDVKEGQLIHGVGLKMGFLCGGSLHFNNAVMSMYARCGSKLDAVKVFDEITEPDIVSWTERIGAALDRFEAFGIFNSLRRKGLGVNEYTMTNVLSAVAGEGLSCLGRQIQAVCQKEGYLKVVFVGNALISMYSKCGKMDDARCIFDDMVFQDSVSWNSLIAGYSDNGFVSLALKMFSDMRGHNVEVNCYTLASILEVASDLNSLHLAVQIHSYMIKCGFMSDDYVVSCLIATYGKCGSCNESRRVFSDVDKTSVMHLNAMLNTLVNADCHVDSLDLFRNTVDSKLEVDSKTFSIVLKACSAMTDLEQGRGIHSLALKSGFHQDCFVETAVIDLCCKCGNISDAERAFRYASVDNLAAWNAMITGYAQHGCYNEAFKLYDRMTVCRIEPDEITYLGLLTSCCHAGLLQEAQSYMNSMVECHGLIPHLEHYACLVDLLGRVGLLEDAKKTIDEMPIEPDAQIWQILLSACNIHGNFDMGRVAATKLLELQPDNESAYILLSNLCASAGMWNAVRKLRREMKEKLVSKEPGSSWIQLRGSMHYFFADDLLHPEHKAIFLELSKLYEHMQDSKTNGNFLLDL; translated from the coding sequence ATGAAGAAACTAACAGTTACTCTCACCCGCCATGGACCCTCCATCAAAGTCCTCATATCTCAAAATCTCCCCCCTCAAGCTCTCAAAGCTTCTCTCTCTCCACACTCTCCGTTCCTCACTGACCAAATCTACTCTCATTTCATCAAATCAGGCCATTCTCTGGACCCCTTTCTCTCCACCACTCTCATCTCCCACTTCGCCAAACATGGTGACTTCTCACGCGCCCTTTCCTTCTTTCTCGACAACCCCAACCCCGATACAATCTCTTTCAACTCACTCATCTCTGGTTTCGCTCGTTTTGGCCGAGCCGGGCCGGTGCTTGGGTTGTTTAATGAGTTGAGGCATTTGGGGTTGAAGCCTGACGTGTTCACGTTGAGCAGTTTAGTTAAAGGGTGTGAGAGAATAGAAGAAAACGAGATTGTTCATGGGGTTTGTTTGAGATTGGGGTTTGGAAATGGGGCTTTTGTGGTTAGCGGATTGATTGAGAATTATGCTAAAAGTGGGGACTTGGTTTCAGCTGAGAAGTGTTTTAGAGAGTGTTTCGATGTTGATAATGTTGTTCTAACGGCTAtgatttgttgttatttttggaATGGGGAATTCGATAAGGGTAGACAAGTTTTTATGAAACTGAGGGATTTGggatttgaattgaatgaatttagcTTGACAGGTTTGATCAGCGGCTTGTTTGATGTAAAAGAAGGTCAACTGATCCATGGGGTTGGCTTAAAGATGGGATTTTTATGTGGTGGTTCCCTTCATTTTAACAATGCTGTAATGAGCATGTATGCTAGGTGTGGAAGTAAATTGGACGCTGTTAAGGTATTCGATGAAATTACTGAACCAGATATTGTCTCATGGACTGAAAGGATAGGAGCAGCTCTTGATAGATTCGAGGCCTTtggaatttttaatagtttacgtCGTAAAGGTTTGGGTGTTAATGAATATACAATGACCAATGTCTTGTCTGCTGTTGCAGGAGAGGGGTTGTCGTGTTTAGGGAGGCAAATCCAAGCAGTTTGTCAGAAGGAAGGGTATTTGAAAGTGGTTTTTGTTGGCAATGCGTTGATTTCTATGTATAGTAAGTGTGGGAAAATGGATGATGCGAGGTGCATTTTTGATGATATGGTCTTTCAGGATTCTGTGTCCTGGAATTCACTGATTGCTGGATATTCGGATAATGGATTTGTTAGTCTTGCTCTTAAGATGTTCTCTGATATGCGTGGTCATAATGTTGAAGTGAATTGTTATACCCTCGCTAGCATTCTTGAAGTGGCGTCTGACTTGAACTCTTTGCACCTTGCAGTGCAGATACATTCCTATATGATTAAATGTGGATTCATGTCGGATGACTATGTGGTGTCTTGCTTGATAGCAACGTATGGGAAGTGCGGCAGCTGTAACGAGTCAAGAAGGGTATTTTCTGATGTTGATAAGACAAGTGTCATGCATCTTAATGCAATGTTGAATACTTTGGTTAATGCTGATTGTCATGTTGATAGTCTAGATCTCTTCCGAAACACAGTGGATTCCAAACTTGAAGTAGACAGCAAAACTTTTAGCATCGTTCTTAAAGCTTGCAGTGCTATGACAGATTTGGAACAGGGAAGAGGCATTCACTCCCTTGCTCTTAAATCTGGATTTCATCAAGATTGCTTTGTCGAGACTGCTGTTATTGACCTTTGCTGCAAGTGTGGAAACATAAGTGATGCAGAGAGGGCTTTTAGATATGCATCTGTTGACAACTTGGCTGCATGGAATGCAATGATAACAGGATATGCTCAACATGGTTGCTATAATGAGGCTTTCAAACTTTATGATAGAATGACTGTATGTAGAATTGAACCTGATGAGATAACTTATCTTGGACTCCTTACTTCATGCTGCCATGCAGGACTACTGCAAGAAGCACAGAGTTACATGAACTCTATGGTTGAGTGTCATGGTCTAATCCCACATTTAGAACATTACGCTTGCTTGGTTGATCTGCTTGGCCGAGTAGGTCTCCTGGAAGATGCAAAGAAGACCATAGATGAAATGCCTATCGAACCAGATGCTCAAATATGGCAGATTCTGCTATCTGCATGCAACATCCATGGAAATTTTGATATGGGAAGAGTTGCAGCCACCAAACTTCTTGAACTGCAGCCTGATAATGAATCTGCCTATATTCTTCTTTCGAATCTCTGTGCTTCAGCTGGTATGTGGAATGCTGTCAGAAAATTGAGAAGAGAAATGAAGGAAAAACTAGTTTCCAAGGAACCGGGTTCTAGTTGGATTCAACTAAGAGGATCCATGCATTACTTTTTTGCTGATGATCTGTTGCACCCTGAACATAAAGCAATATTTTTGGAGCTGTCAAAGTTGTATGAACATATGCAAGATTCAAAGacaaatggtaattttttattggaCTTATGA
- the LOC105765257 gene encoding uncharacterized protein LOC105765257 isoform X1 codes for MEGSLFLVLKAMAIAVNFSAQALRPRTFPRAMADLALNPFPSQTSHRLELKRTKKQPNGVAIKKQEQNKLTYNRGVSSVMSSSNSDIESILGQPSAADTIKDFYMCINEKNLKGLEGYISEDCYIEDCSFYNPFNGKREVIHFFYLLMGSMGQNMKFIIEHICEGDSFTAGVNWHLEWKQTQIPFTRGCSFYECSEEGEILVIKKARIIIESPLKPGGVVLVLLKNVTTIFDEFPQVAEWFLKSPHVILQWLLKIYAIFVAPLINPLLAGYVRIGKFMAGLFALAIKIVVYISRIFSR; via the exons ATGGAAGGAAGCCTTTTCTTGGTGTTAAAG GCCATGGCTATTGCTGTCAATTTCTCAGCCCAAGCCTTGAGGCCGAGGACATTTCCGAGGGCAATGGCAGACCTTGCCCTTAATCCCTTCCCTTCCCAAACATCACACCGACTTGAGCTAAAGAGAACGAAGAAGCAGCCTAATGGGGTGGCTATTAAAAAGCAGGAACAAAATAAACTAACCTACAACCGAGGAGTCTCTTCGGTCATGTCGTCATCGAACAGTGATATTGAGTCAATTTTGGGTCAACCTTCTGCAGCTGATACAATCAAGGATTTCTACATGTGCATCAATGAGAAAAATCTGAAAGGACTTGAGGGTTATATCTCAGAAGACTGCTACATCGAGGACTGCTCTTTCTACAACCCATTTAACGGAAAAAGG GAGGTTATTCATTTCTTCTATCTGCTCATGGGAAGCATGGGTCAAAACATGAAATTCATCATCGAACACATTTGCGAAGGAGATAGTTTTACTGCAGGAGTAAACTGGCATTTAG AATGGAAACAGACGCAGATTCCCTTCACCAGAGGGTGCAGCTTTTACGAATGCTCGGAAGAAGgggaaatattagttataaa GAAAGCTCGGATCATTATCGAGTCACCTCTGAAACCAGGGGGAGTGGTGCTG gtcctgtTGAAGAACGTGACTACAATATTCGACGAGTTCCCGCAGGTTGCCGAAT GGTTCTTGAAGAGTCCGCATGTGATATTACAATGGTTACTGAAGATTTACGCAATATTCGTGGCACCTTTGATAAACCCACTATTGGCAGGCTACGTAAGAATCGGGAAATTCATGGCGGGGTTGTTTGCTTTGGCCATCAAAATCGTGGTCTACATCTCGAGGATTTTCTCCAGGTAG
- the LOC105765257 gene encoding uncharacterized protein LOC105765257 isoform X2 — MAIAVNFSAQALRPRTFPRAMADLALNPFPSQTSHRLELKRTKKQPNGVAIKKQEQNKLTYNRGVSSVMSSSNSDIESILGQPSAADTIKDFYMCINEKNLKGLEGYISEDCYIEDCSFYNPFNGKREVIHFFYLLMGSMGQNMKFIIEHICEGDSFTAGVNWHLEWKQTQIPFTRGCSFYECSEEGEILVIKKARIIIESPLKPGGVVLVLLKNVTTIFDEFPQVAEWFLKSPHVILQWLLKIYAIFVAPLINPLLAGYVRIGKFMAGLFALAIKIVVYISRIFSR; from the exons ATGGCTATTGCTGTCAATTTCTCAGCCCAAGCCTTGAGGCCGAGGACATTTCCGAGGGCAATGGCAGACCTTGCCCTTAATCCCTTCCCTTCCCAAACATCACACCGACTTGAGCTAAAGAGAACGAAGAAGCAGCCTAATGGGGTGGCTATTAAAAAGCAGGAACAAAATAAACTAACCTACAACCGAGGAGTCTCTTCGGTCATGTCGTCATCGAACAGTGATATTGAGTCAATTTTGGGTCAACCTTCTGCAGCTGATACAATCAAGGATTTCTACATGTGCATCAATGAGAAAAATCTGAAAGGACTTGAGGGTTATATCTCAGAAGACTGCTACATCGAGGACTGCTCTTTCTACAACCCATTTAACGGAAAAAGG GAGGTTATTCATTTCTTCTATCTGCTCATGGGAAGCATGGGTCAAAACATGAAATTCATCATCGAACACATTTGCGAAGGAGATAGTTTTACTGCAGGAGTAAACTGGCATTTAG AATGGAAACAGACGCAGATTCCCTTCACCAGAGGGTGCAGCTTTTACGAATGCTCGGAAGAAGgggaaatattagttataaa GAAAGCTCGGATCATTATCGAGTCACCTCTGAAACCAGGGGGAGTGGTGCTG gtcctgtTGAAGAACGTGACTACAATATTCGACGAGTTCCCGCAGGTTGCCGAAT GGTTCTTGAAGAGTCCGCATGTGATATTACAATGGTTACTGAAGATTTACGCAATATTCGTGGCACCTTTGATAAACCCACTATTGGCAGGCTACGTAAGAATCGGGAAATTCATGGCGGGGTTGTTTGCTTTGGCCATCAAAATCGTGGTCTACATCTCGAGGATTTTCTCCAGGTAG
- the LOC105765256 gene encoding beta-carotene 3-hydroxylase 2, chloroplastic: MATLRTSTSTVIYPFRRNTASTAIPNSTVVCFGNGRKRNELNVCMVLQQRRKNLKSEKEIMINNSDAIKSYEAFNHVSQIKLSKSEERLAKKKFERTTYLVAAILSSLGISSMAIMAVYCRFSWQMEGGEFQLLEMFGTFALSVGAAVGMEYWARWAHRALWHASLWQMHESHHRAREGAFELNDVFAVVNALPAIALLSYGFLNGGFVPGLCFGAGLGITVFGMAYMFVHDGLVHRRFPVGPIANVPYLRKVAAAHQIHHADKFDGVPYGLFLGPQELEEVGGLKELEKKVPSEGKESE; the protein is encoded by the exons ATGGCGACTTTGCGCACAAGCACCAGCACTGTAATCTATCCGTTCCGACGTAACACTGCTTCAACGGCAATACCCAACTCTACTGTGGTTTGCTTCGGAAACGGTCGGAAAAGGAATGAACTGAACGTATGCATGGTGTTGCAGCAGAGAAGGAAAAACCTCAAGAGTGAAAAGGAGATCATGATTAACAACAGCGATGCCATAAAGAGTTACGAAGCTTTCAATCACGTCAGCCAAATCAAACTCTCGAAATCGGAGGAGAGATTAGCTAAGAAGAAATTCGAGAGAACAACTTACTTGGTTGCTGCTATCTTGTCTAGTTTAGGCATCTCTTCAATGGCGATTATGGCTGTTTATTGCAGGTTTTCATGGCAGATGGAG GGTGGGGAATTTCAACTGCTGGAGATGTTTGGCACATTTGCTCTCTCTGTTGGTGCTGCA GTGGGGATGGAGTATTGGGCAAGGTGGGCTCATAGAGCTTTATGGCATGCTTCATTGTGGCAGATGCACGAG TCTCATCATAGAGCAAGAGAGGGAGCCTTTGAACTCAATGACGTGTTTGCAGTAGTTAATGCACTTCCTGCCATTGCTTTGCTCTCTTACGGTTTCTTGAATGGTGGATTTGTCCCGGGACTTTGTTTTGGCGcg GGATTAGGAATCACGGTTTTTGGTATGGCCTACATGTTCGTACACGATGGTCTTGTCCACCGTCGATTCCCTGTGGGTCCCATTGCTAATGTACCTTATCTGCGGAAAGTAGCTGCCGCCCACCAA ATTCATCATGCAGACAAATTCGATGGAGTGCCATATGGCTTGTTTCTAGGACCTCAG gAATTAGAGGAAGTTGGAGGGTTGAAGGAACTGGAAAAGAAAGTTCCATCTGAAGGCAAAGAAAGcgaataa
- the LOC105765258 gene encoding protein SPIRAL1-like 5: MSRGWSYGGGQSSLGYLFGADERPSAPTVTPPIQPPYGIDITPENPPPQYKPSSEQQTEKNTTNNYQRAKGQNAGNFITDRPSTKVKSVPGGDSSLGYLFGDK, encoded by the exons ATGAGTAGAGGTTGGAGCTACGGTGGCGGCCAAAGTTCCTTGGGCTACCTCTTTGGTGCCGATGAGCGGCCAAGTGCACCCACCGTCACACCACCGATCCAGCCTCCATATGGCATAGATATTACCCCAGAGAACCCTCCCCCTCAATATAAACCAAGTTCAGAGCAACAGACTGAGAAAAACACCACCAACAACTATCAGAGGGCTAAAGGACAGAATGCAGGCAACTTCATAACT GATCGACCATCAACAAAGGTGAAATCAGTTCCAGGTGGAGATTCCTCCCTGGGTTACCTGTTTGGAGACAAGTGA
- the LOC105765255 gene encoding mitogen-activated protein kinase homolog MMK2 yields the protein MKKEMGSTKHSSSEGSSIKGVPTHGGKYVHYNVYGNLFEVSSKYVPPIRPIGRGANGIVCAAVNSETRQEVAIKKIGNAFDNIIDARRTLREIKLLRHMDHENVIAIKDIIRPPKKETFNDVYIVYELMDTDLHHIIRSDQPLTDDHCQYFLYQLLRGLKYVHSANVLHRDLKPSSLLLNAKCDLKIGDFGLARTTSETDFMTEYVVTRWYRAPELLLNCSEYTAAIDMWSVGCIFGEIMTREPLFPGKDYVHQLRLITELIGSPDDASLGFLRSNNARRYFRQLPQCRKQQFSARFPNMSPGAVDLLEKMLVFDPNKRITAEEALCHPYLASLHDINDEPVCPRPFSFDFEQSSCTEDHIKELIWRESLQFNPDPVH from the exons atgaaaaaggaaatggGGAGTACAAAACATTCAAGCTCAGAGGGAAGCAGTATCAAAGGAGTGCCGACACATGGAGGAAAATATGTTCATTACAACGTGTATGGTAACTTGTTTGAGGTGTCCAGTAAGTACGTACCTCCTATTCGTCCTATCGGTCGTGGTGCTAATGGCATTGTTTg TGCTGCTGTCAATTCAGAGACGCGTCAGGAGGTTGCTATTAAGAAGATCGGTAATGCATTTGATAACATCATAGATGCCAGAAGGACACTGAGGGAAATCAAGCTTCTTCGTCACATGGACCATGAAAAT GTGATTGCCATCAAGGACATCATTCGACCACCGAAGAAGGAGACCTTCAACGATGTTTACATCGTTTATGAATTGATGGACACCGATCTTCATCACATAATCCGCTCCGACCAGCCATTGACAGATGATCATTGTCAG TACTTTCTGTATCAGTTGTTACGAGGACTGAAGTACGTGCATTCTGCCAATGTTTTGCACCGTGACCTTAAGCCAAGCAGTCTGCTTTTGAATGCAAAGTGCGACCTTAAGATCGGGGACTTTGGATTGGCTAGGACCACCTCCGAAACAGATTTCATGACCGAGTACGTCGTCACTCGTTGGTACCGAGCACCAGAGCTGCTTCTCAACTGTTCCGAATACACTGCTGCCATCGATATGTGGTCTGTCGGCTGCATATTCGGAGAAATTATGACGAGAGAGCCTCTGTTTCCAGGCAAAGATTACGTTCATCAGCTGAGACTCATCACTGAG CTGATAGGTTCACCTGATGACGCTAGCCTCGGATTTCTCCGAAGCAACAATGCCCGAAGGTATTTCAGACAACTTCCACAGTGTAGGAAGCAACAATTTTCAGCTAGGTTTCCAAACATGTCTCCTGGTGCTGTTGATCTGCTAGAGAAAATGCTTGTCTTTGACCCCAACAAACGAATCACAG CTGAAGAGGCTCTTTGTCACCCGTACTTGGCATCTCTTCACGACATCAACGACGAGCCTGTCTGTCCCAGACCATTCAGTTTCGATTTCGAGCAATCATCGTGCACCGAGGATCACATCAAGGAGCTTATATGGAGGGAATCCTTGCAATTCAATCCAGATCCAGTCCATTAA
- the LOC105765260 gene encoding protein ROH1 has protein sequence MTGTDQSSFLGRISIRRNQVNAMEGYHEQEIEDLELFQRQLSDRFTELLSAPDDAPTEAFLSISWIRKLLDVFLCCETECKAILLMERDAAQISKPPLDRLIPELLERVVKAMDICNAVTNGVELVRHCQKLAEIAVSALEQKPFGEGQARRAKKALVSLMSAMHVDDKESSVQKTAERSWSFGRRSGNKDRHHGHYRSLSWQVAKHWSASKQIHAMTMNLAAPRGPEASCLPAPVYILSLIIVFVMWVLIAAIPCQERSGLTTHLPINKHVNWTHSLAGIHDKIGEEWKKKEKKGMAGLLYEMQKMEKLGQSLIEFTDSYQFPGEKEKSDEVAAQVAELAEVCRRMDEGLVPLQMLIREAFHRLVRNRTEFLDVLEQGAPVV, from the coding sequence ATGACGGGAACCGACCAAAGCTCCTTCTTGGGACGAATCAGCATCAGGCGGAACCAAGTCAACGCCATGGAAGGGTACCACGAGCAAGAGATTGAAGACCTAGAGCTTTTCCAAAGGCAGCTCTCCGATCGCTTTACCGAGCTCTTATCTGCCCCCGACGACGCCCCCACTGAAGCCTTTCTCTCTATTTCCTGGATACGCAAGCTGCTCGACGTGTTCCTTTGTTGCGAAACCGAATGCAAGGCAATTCTCTTGATGGAACGGGACGCGGCTCAGATCTCCAAACCCCCTCTCGATCGCTTGATTCCCGAACTTCTCGAACGCGTCGTTAAAGCTATGGACATTTGTAATGCGGTAACCAACGGGGTGGAGTTGGTCAGGCATTGCCAAAAGCTGGCGGAGATTGCCGTTTCGGCTTTGGAACAAAAACCTTTCGGTGAAGGACAAGCGAGGAGGGCCAAAAAAGCGTTGGTTTCACTAATGTCGGCAATGCACGTCGACGACAAAGAAAGCTCCGTTCAGAAAACGGCGGAGCGGAGCTGGTCGTTCGGCCGCCGAAGTGGTAATAAAGATCGACACCATGGACATTACAGGTCACTTTCTTGGCAGGTAGCCAAGCATTGGTCAGCATCCAAACAGATTCACGCCATGACCATGAACCTCGCTGCTCCACGTGGACCGGAGGCCTCCTGTTTGCCCGCCCCGGTTTACATACTGAGCTTGATTATAGTTTTTGTTATGTGGGTATTGATTGCTGCGATACCTTGTCAAGAGAGGAGCGGTTTGACAACTCATCTTCCGATTAATAAGCACGTGAACTGGACCCATAGTCTGGCCGGTATACATGATAAAATCGGTGAGGAGtggaagaagaaggagaagaaaggGATGGCTGGGTTGTTATACGAGATGCAGAAGATGGAGAAACTCGGCCAGAGTTTGATTGAATTCACTGACTCATACCAGTTCCCCGGAGAGAAAGAGAAATCGGACGAAGTGGCTGCACAAGTGGCGGAGCTGGCGGAGGTTTGTCGGAGAATGGATGAAGGGTTGGTGCCTTTGCAGATGCTGATTAGGGAAGCGTTTCATAGGTTGGTAAGAAACAGAACTGAGTTTCTCGATGTGTTGGAACAAGGTGCCCCGGTCGTGTAA